The following are encoded together in the Desulfococcus multivorans genome:
- a CDS encoding GNAT family N-acetyltransferase yields MNLILRPGTIEDAEACGRIAYEAFKSIADQHNFPSTKPSIEAATSVIMVRLSHPGFSSIVAELDGRIVGSTFLDERSVIAGGGPLSVDPAFMNAAIGRQLCEAMVGRAAQRHFPGMRGVVNAWHYRALALYTKFGGTIRETLSVMQGQSLALKIPGYGVRPAREADVSACNRLCFRVHGHDRGGELVDAIREGGANVVERLGRITGYATGIGWYSHAVAETNDDLKALIGTATEFTGVGFLLPSRNGDLLRWCLNKGLRVVFQANLMTSGLYNWPVGAYMPSSTY; encoded by the coding sequence ATGAACCTGATACTGCGCCCCGGCACCATTGAAGATGCTGAAGCGTGTGGAAGAATTGCTTACGAGGCGTTCAAATCCATCGCCGATCAACATAACTTTCCTTCTACAAAACCTTCGATAGAAGCGGCCACATCGGTGATAATGGTACGGCTCTCGCACCCGGGTTTCTCTTCGATCGTGGCGGAACTGGATGGAAGGATAGTCGGCAGCACCTTCCTGGATGAGCGTTCGGTGATTGCGGGAGGCGGTCCGCTATCAGTCGATCCTGCCTTTATGAATGCTGCGATCGGGCGTCAGCTCTGTGAGGCGATGGTGGGCCGGGCGGCTCAACGGCATTTTCCAGGCATGCGGGGTGTGGTGAACGCCTGGCACTATCGCGCGCTTGCGCTTTACACCAAATTCGGTGGGACCATCCGGGAGACGCTCTCCGTGATGCAAGGGCAGTCCCTTGCCCTAAAGATCCCGGGCTACGGTGTTCGCCCCGCACGAGAAGCGGATGTATCCGCCTGCAACCGACTGTGCTTCCGTGTCCATGGCCATGATCGAGGCGGCGAACTGGTTGACGCGATCCGTGAGGGAGGGGCGAACGTGGTTGAACGCCTGGGCAGGATCACCGGCTACGCCACCGGAATCGGCTGGTACAGCCACGCTGTCGCCGAGACCAATGACGATTTGAAGGCATTGATTGGCACTGCGACCGAATTTACCGGCGTGGGTTTTCTGTTGCCGTCGCGCAACGGAGACCTCCTTCGCTGGTGCCTGAATAAGGGGCTTCGCGTCGTCTTCCAGGCGAACCTCATGACCAGTGGTCTTTATAATTGGCCCGTCGGTGCCTACATGCCTTCGAGCACCTACTGA
- a CDS encoding FAD binding domain-containing protein, which translates to MNTVSVTFILNRRLVTTEIPTDTVLLDHIRTREKLTGTKQACREGDCGACSVLLGRFQEGGLTYRAVNSCLLPMAAVHGCHVVTIEGLNAGTLTPIQQALADNGGVQCGFCTPGFVVAVTAYFLNAKTLNVDDSCSAVSGNLCRCTGYMGIKRALRQLVRQYTVADMEKRLPDLIDRQILPPYFETIPERLAAIPAPPETKPGPDALMVAGGTDLFVHPPQRFADREWVFPDTPQEIRLTPQGCRIKAGTTLETLKNALVMNELFPQFSSDMQMICTPPIRERATIGGNLANASPIADMAVFFLALDAQLLLISRTGERRSVALKNFFKDYKQVDLQIGERIDELRFVCPQPPLSFSFEKVGKRRYADIAGVNSALFMELRQDILQTVHLSAGGVAPVPLYLEKTCAYLSGRPISSAGIRQALDIAQTEITPISDLRGSSEYKRLLLRQLIIAHFVKLLPDFVRAEDLL; encoded by the coding sequence ATGAATACCGTTTCTGTTACCTTCATTTTGAATCGCAGGCTGGTTACGACGGAAATTCCCACGGATACGGTGCTGCTGGATCATATCCGAACCCGGGAGAAATTGACCGGTACCAAGCAGGCCTGCCGGGAGGGGGATTGCGGCGCGTGTTCCGTGCTATTGGGTCGTTTTCAAGAAGGGGGATTGACCTATCGCGCCGTCAACAGCTGTTTGTTGCCCATGGCGGCGGTGCACGGCTGTCACGTCGTCACCATTGAAGGCTTGAACGCCGGCACATTGACCCCGATTCAACAGGCCCTGGCGGACAATGGCGGTGTGCAGTGCGGATTCTGCACCCCCGGTTTCGTGGTCGCCGTCACCGCTTATTTTTTGAATGCAAAAACCCTGAACGTGGACGATTCATGCAGCGCCGTCAGCGGAAATCTGTGTCGATGCACCGGCTATATGGGGATCAAACGGGCTTTGCGGCAACTGGTTCGGCAGTATACAGTGGCGGACATGGAAAAGCGTCTGCCGGATTTGATCGATAGGCAGATTCTGCCGCCGTATTTCGAAACGATCCCTGAAAGACTGGCGGCCATTCCCGCCCCGCCGGAAACGAAACCCGGTCCGGACGCATTGATGGTGGCCGGGGGTACCGATCTGTTTGTCCATCCGCCTCAGCGGTTCGCAGATAGGGAGTGGGTTTTTCCGGACACCCCCCAGGAGATCCGTCTCACGCCGCAGGGGTGCCGGATCAAGGCCGGCACCACTCTGGAAACCCTGAAAAACGCACTGGTGATGAATGAACTGTTCCCGCAGTTCAGCAGCGACATGCAAATGATCTGTACCCCCCCGATCCGCGAACGCGCCACCATTGGAGGGAATCTGGCGAATGCCTCGCCGATCGCCGATATGGCGGTCTTTTTCCTGGCCCTTGACGCGCAGCTGCTCCTGATTTCCCGAACCGGCGAGCGCCGTTCGGTAGCGTTGAAGAATTTTTTCAAGGATTATAAACAGGTGGATCTGCAGATCGGAGAACGGATCGATGAACTCCGGTTCGTCTGCCCTCAGCCGCCGTTGTCGTTCAGTTTTGAGAAGGTCGGCAAACGCCGGTATGCCGATATCGCCGGCGTCAATTCCGCGCTGTTTATGGAATTGCGGCAAGACATTCTCCAGACGGTCCATTTGTCCGCAGGAGGCGTGGCTCCGGTACCGTTGTATCTGGAGAAGACCTGCGCATACCTGTCGGGGCGACCCATCAGCAGTGCCGGGATTCGGCAGGCACTGGACATCGCCCAAACGGAGATCACCCCGATTTCGGACCTGCGTGGGAGCAGCGAGTATAAACGTTTGTTGTTGCGGCAACTCATCATCGCACATTTCGTAAAATTATTGCCGGATTTCGTGAGAGCGGAGGATCTGTTATGA
- a CDS encoding DUF1365 domain-containing protein, translated as MKSAIYAGKISHRRYTPKPHEFYYNFFMWFLNLDELDRLPSLGRWFSAKKWAASRFYRPDYLGDPARPLGDSVRERMEELTGRPVGGQVCGLMNLRTFGMYFSPVNFYYGFDEKGRFTHFLAEVSNIPWNERHQYGFYVADGKRFPTHAKAFHVSPFNPDNQFYRWKIGEPGDRIGVGLAVHDERGRIFSADLDLARYPLSMDSVKRNLLKKPAMTAFIVSGIYYEALRIFLKGVPYIPYRSKEEMI; from the coding sequence ATGAAATCAGCGATCTACGCGGGAAAAATATCCCATCGACGATATACCCCCAAGCCGCATGAGTTCTATTATAACTTCTTCATGTGGTTTTTGAATCTGGACGAACTGGACCGGCTTCCGTCGCTCGGAAGGTGGTTTTCCGCCAAAAAATGGGCCGCGAGCCGGTTTTACCGCCCGGACTACCTGGGCGACCCGGCCCGGCCCCTCGGCGACAGTGTCCGAGAGCGGATGGAAGAACTGACCGGCCGTCCCGTCGGCGGACAGGTATGCGGCCTGATGAATTTGCGGACGTTCGGGATGTACTTCAGTCCGGTCAATTTCTACTATGGATTTGATGAGAAGGGACGATTTACCCATTTTCTGGCCGAAGTCTCGAATATTCCCTGGAACGAACGCCATCAATACGGCTTTTACGTGGCGGACGGAAAGCGCTTTCCAACACATGCGAAAGCGTTCCATGTTTCGCCTTTCAACCCGGACAACCAGTTCTACCGATGGAAGATCGGAGAGCCGGGCGACAGGATCGGCGTCGGTCTTGCAGTTCACGACGAGCGCGGCCGCATTTTCTCGGCCGACCTCGACTTGGCCCGCTACCCGCTTTCAATGGACAGTGTCAAAAGAAATTTACTGAAAAAGCCTGCAATGACCGCCTTTATCGTGAGCGGCATCTATTATGAGGCATTGCGGATTTTTCTGAAAGGGGTGCCCTACATCCCCTACCGGAGCAAGGAGGAGATGATATGA
- a CDS encoding SAM-dependent methyltransferase: MLDRIQHGQIVLTEGDDQRILGRAQGVTARITVRHPGFYGKLLFGGSIGAGEAYVDHLWDSEDLVALVRLMALNTEQLNKMERGFAWLLRPFQLFSHYRNRNSKRGARRNILSHYDLGNDMYKSFLDPTMMYSSAIYPQKESSLEDASLNKLDVVCRKLDLKPTDRVVEIGAGWGGFAIYAARNYGCRVTTTTISDAQYEEAGRRIAASGLADRITLLKQDYRDLTGRYDKLVSIEMIEAVGHKYLPEFFRKCGSLLEKDGVMLLQAITIVDQRYDSYVRSVDFIQRHIFPGGSVPSNRRMIDLIARETDMVVRHMEDFGRHYARTLKDWRRRFNAAFSSLREKGYDETFRRLWEYYFAYCEGGFRERAISVVHIVATRPGNRKYEVDL; the protein is encoded by the coding sequence ATGCTGGATCGCATCCAACACGGCCAGATCGTTTTGACCGAGGGGGATGATCAGCGGATTCTGGGGCGGGCGCAGGGCGTGACGGCTCGTATTACGGTGCGTCACCCCGGATTTTACGGCAAACTGCTCTTCGGCGGCTCCATCGGCGCCGGCGAGGCGTATGTGGACCATCTATGGGACTCGGAGGATCTGGTCGCGCTCGTCAGGCTCATGGCCCTCAACACAGAGCAATTGAATAAGATGGAGCGCGGTTTCGCCTGGCTTTTGCGTCCATTTCAGCTGTTTTCCCATTATCGAAACCGTAACAGCAAGCGGGGCGCAAGACGCAATATCCTGTCCCATTACGATCTGGGCAACGATATGTACAAGAGCTTTCTGGATCCGACAATGATGTACTCGTCGGCCATATATCCCCAAAAGGAGAGCAGTCTGGAGGATGCTTCGCTGAACAAGCTGGATGTCGTCTGCCGCAAGCTGGATTTGAAACCGACGGACCGCGTCGTCGAGATCGGCGCCGGCTGGGGAGGGTTCGCCATATACGCGGCCCGCAATTACGGCTGCCGCGTCACGACGACCACCATCTCCGACGCCCAGTACGAGGAAGCGGGCAGGAGGATCGCCGCCTCGGGATTGGCGGATAGAATTACTCTGCTGAAACAAGATTACCGGGATCTCACCGGCCGGTACGACAAACTGGTCAGCATCGAAATGATCGAAGCCGTCGGCCACAAATACCTGCCCGAATTTTTCAGAAAATGCGGCAGCCTGCTCGAGAAAGACGGCGTTATGCTCCTGCAGGCCATTACCATAGTGGATCAGCGCTACGATTCCTACGTGCGGTCGGTGGATTTTATCCAGCGCCATATTTTCCCGGGCGGCAGCGTGCCCTCCAATCGCCGCATGATCGATCTCATCGCCCGCGAAACAGACATGGTGGTGCGCCATATGGAGGATTTCGGGCGCCACTATGCCAGGACCTTGAAAGATTGGCGAAGGCGTTTCAACGCCGCCTTTTCATCCTTGAGGGAAAAAGGCTACGACGAGACTTTCCGGAGGCTTTGGGAATACTATTTCGCCTACTGCGAAGGCGGCTTTCGGGAACGCGCCATAAGCGTGGTGCATATCGTCGCCACCCGACCGGGAAACCGTAAATACGAGGTGGATTTATGA
- a CDS encoding NAD(P)/FAD-dependent oxidoreductase, with translation MKKIAIVGSGISGLACAYYLSRRHDITLYEANDYVGGHTHTVGVEKDGEKASIDTGFIVFNDRTYPNFMRLLKDIGVSYQATEMGFSVRNDAADLEYGSRNLNGLFAQRRNLMRPEFWNMLLDILRFNKDARKEKDNDQSRTIGQYLETASYGALFKENYLLPMISAIWSMGLESCLDFPLQFFVRFFDNHGLLTVIDQPQWYTIKGGSSRYIGPLTEGFRGKIKLNTPVRKVRRTENGVIVETAGGSCRFDEVVLACHGDQALALLDPPTESERKVLEAFRFSENQVVLHTDISRLPKRKSAWASWNYRIADEGREFTTLTYNMNILQRLEKRHTYLVTLNQEIDDAHVLARFTYSHPVYDTGAIAAQKQWQNISGASNIHYCGAYWFNGFHEDGVRSALRVCDMLEETHEISDLRGKNIPSTIYPQAA, from the coding sequence ATGAAGAAAATAGCAATCGTCGGATCGGGAATTTCAGGGCTCGCCTGCGCCTATTATCTTTCCAGGCGCCACGATATCACACTGTACGAGGCCAATGACTATGTCGGAGGTCATACCCATACCGTCGGTGTGGAAAAAGACGGGGAAAAAGCGAGCATCGACACCGGTTTCATTGTATTCAACGACCGCACCTATCCGAATTTCATGAGGCTCCTGAAGGATATCGGCGTATCCTATCAGGCCACTGAGATGGGTTTTTCGGTCAGGAACGACGCCGCCGATCTGGAGTACGGCAGCCGCAATTTGAACGGTCTTTTCGCTCAGCGGCGCAATCTGATGCGGCCCGAGTTCTGGAATATGCTTCTGGATATCCTGCGGTTCAATAAGGATGCGAGAAAGGAAAAAGACAACGACCAGAGTCGCACGATCGGCCAGTATTTGGAAACGGCCTCCTACGGCGCTCTTTTCAAGGAGAACTATTTGCTCCCCATGATCTCGGCGATCTGGTCCATGGGACTTGAAAGCTGCCTCGATTTTCCGCTCCAGTTCTTCGTCCGCTTTTTCGACAATCACGGTCTGCTCACCGTAATCGACCAGCCGCAGTGGTACACCATCAAGGGCGGTTCGAGCCGCTACATCGGGCCGCTGACAGAGGGATTTCGGGGGAAAATAAAGCTGAATACGCCGGTGCGAAAGGTGAGGCGCACGGAAAACGGCGTAATCGTGGAAACAGCTGGGGGATCTTGCCGGTTTGACGAGGTGGTGCTTGCCTGTCACGGCGACCAGGCCCTCGCACTTCTGGACCCGCCTACGGAAAGCGAAAGGAAAGTCCTTGAAGCCTTCCGGTTTTCAGAAAACCAGGTCGTCCTGCACACCGATATCTCCCGGCTTCCCAAGCGAAAGTCCGCCTGGGCCAGCTGGAACTACCGCATTGCGGATGAAGGCAGGGAATTCACAACCTTAACCTACAACATGAATATCCTGCAACGCCTCGAAAAACGGCACACTTATCTGGTGACCCTCAACCAAGAGATCGATGACGCCCACGTGCTGGCTCGGTTTACCTACAGCCACCCCGTGTATGACACAGGCGCCATCGCCGCCCAGAAGCAGTGGCAGAATATTTCGGGGGCGTCGAACATCCATTACTGCGGGGCCTACTGGTTTAACGGATTCCATGAAGACGGGGTGCGTAGCGCCCTGAGGGTGTGCGATATGCTGGAGGAGACACATGAAATCAGCGATCTACGCGGGAAAAATATCCCATCGACGATATACCCCCAAGCCGCATGA
- a CDS encoding CD3072 family TudS-related putative desulfidase encodes MTGKIGQIKTSVQDARSGKLVFLSHCILNQNACVRGLASQPAVIREMVDLALANDVAMYQMPCPEVTYLGSMRWGQVKKMYATPMFRRHCRRIAEQICDQIQTYRDNDHQVLGIVLRDGSPTCGLKCAAVEADSEQIWGGMVWHANPLQRFGATEGVYTEALKAELQDRAIEDIRWFSLPEVPEAGSLPEALQQIASAFREGAAR; translated from the coding sequence ATGACCGGAAAGATCGGGCAGATCAAAACCAGTGTCCAGGACGCCAGGTCGGGAAAACTGGTGTTCCTGTCGCATTGCATCCTCAACCAGAACGCCTGTGTGCGGGGCCTTGCAAGCCAGCCGGCCGTGATTCGCGAAATGGTGGATCTGGCGCTCGCCAACGATGTGGCGATGTACCAGATGCCTTGCCCGGAGGTGACCTACCTGGGCTCGATGCGCTGGGGCCAGGTCAAGAAAATGTACGCCACTCCCATGTTTCGCAGGCATTGTCGCCGGATCGCCGAACAGATCTGCGACCAGATTCAAACCTATCGCGACAACGATCATCAGGTGCTCGGCATCGTCCTGAGGGACGGCAGCCCGACCTGCGGCCTCAAGTGCGCCGCGGTCGAAGCGGATTCCGAACAGATTTGGGGCGGCATGGTCTGGCATGCGAACCCGCTTCAACGCTTCGGGGCCACTGAGGGGGTCTATACCGAAGCGTTGAAGGCCGAGCTGCAGGATCGCGCTATCGAAGATATCCGGTGGTTCAGCCTGCCCGAGGTGCCGGAGGCCGGCTCGCTGCCGGAGGCATTGCAGCAGATCGCGTCGGCGTTTCGGGAAGGGGCAGCCCGATGA
- a CDS encoding SDR family NAD(P)-dependent oxidoreductase: MKILITGATSGIGRQLALDYHGEGHEVWAIGRNQQALSELEAKGIHTGKVDLTDRKNSLEWFASLESLDLAVLSAGTCEYIDLPDFDSELVARVMRHNVESMAVSIQGVLPLLRKGTRPHLVGIGSAAAYLPLHRAEAYGASKAAVAYMMETLRIDLYKEKIDVSLVCPGFVKTPLTDRNDFPMPFRISVEEAGRHIRDGIARRKLEIHFPKRFTCILKMLNFLPRSLLLRLAQRMVRK; the protein is encoded by the coding sequence ATGAAGATTCTGATTACAGGAGCAACATCGGGCATTGGAAGGCAGCTGGCCCTGGATTACCATGGCGAGGGACACGAGGTCTGGGCCATCGGACGAAACCAGCAGGCCTTGTCGGAGCTGGAAGCAAAAGGAATTCATACCGGAAAAGTGGACCTGACCGACCGCAAGAACAGCCTGGAATGGTTCGCGTCTCTCGAGAGCCTGGACCTGGCCGTTCTGAGCGCCGGTACATGCGAGTATATCGACTTGCCGGATTTCGACAGCGAACTTGTGGCGAGAGTCATGCGGCACAACGTGGAATCCATGGCCGTTTCCATCCAGGGGGTTCTGCCGCTGTTGCGCAAGGGGACGCGGCCGCACCTGGTTGGGATCGGCTCTGCAGCCGCATATCTGCCACTGCATCGGGCCGAGGCTTACGGGGCATCAAAGGCGGCCGTAGCCTACATGATGGAAACACTGCGTATCGACCTGTACAAAGAGAAAATTGATGTCAGCCTGGTATGCCCTGGTTTTGTAAAAACCCCGTTGACCGACCGGAACGACTTTCCCATGCCGTTTCGCATCAGTGTGGAAGAGGCCGGCAGACATATTCGCGACGGCATCGCCCGCAGAAAATTGGAAATCCATTTTCCCAAGCGCTTTACCTGCATTTTGAAAATGTTGAACTTTCTGCCGCGCAGTTTGCTGCTGCGGCTGGCTCAGAGGATGGTTAGAAAATGA
- a CDS encoding chalcone isomerase family protein, producing the protein MPHIAIIMFFLVMFLPAAAFGSIAGLELHGKGEFRYLGFIKVYDAALYLQNPAAADEILDAGTSRCLKLDYNVALRADDFKMSAFKILSRQHTPEKLASVNFEIERLHNAYRDVREGDSYSLCYDASRQTTTLVLNQQELVTIASSDFAEIYFGIWLSPENPMDEDLRNQLLKPATSEK; encoded by the coding sequence ATGCCCCACATTGCCATCATAATGTTTTTTCTGGTTATGTTTTTACCCGCTGCCGCTTTCGGGAGTATTGCCGGCCTGGAGCTGCATGGAAAGGGCGAATTCCGGTATCTGGGGTTCATAAAGGTTTATGACGCCGCCCTGTACTTGCAAAACCCGGCGGCAGCCGATGAAATTCTCGATGCCGGCACTTCCCGGTGCCTGAAACTGGACTACAATGTCGCATTAAGAGCGGATGACTTCAAAATGAGCGCTTTCAAGATACTCTCTCGCCAGCATACGCCGGAAAAACTGGCAAGTGTTAACTTCGAAATCGAACGGCTTCACAATGCCTACCGGGATGTGCGCGAAGGAGATTCGTACTCACTCTGTTACGATGCGAGCAGGCAAACGACCACGCTTGTTTTGAATCAGCAAGAACTGGTGACCATCGCCTCGTCCGACTTTGCCGAAATCTACTTCGGCATATGGCTTAGCCCGGAAAATCCTATGGATGAAGACTTGAGAAACCAACTCCTGAAACCGGCAACGTCGGAAAAATAG
- a CDS encoding nuclear transport factor 2 family protein, translating into MEKFLDVYQSLNSNNLDRLQDIYTQNIRFVDPAHEIFGLEGLTRYFAKLYENIDPAQFRFVHHLGSGSEGYVQWEMAFSHPRLGNGGIIRVPGASYLQFDGSGKACFHRDYFDLGAMLYEQIAFLGRIVTYVKKRLGS; encoded by the coding sequence ATGGAAAAATTCCTCGATGTGTACCAAAGTCTAAATTCAAATAATTTGGATAGGTTGCAAGACATTTATACCCAAAATATCCGGTTCGTGGATCCGGCGCATGAAATTTTCGGGTTGGAGGGGCTCACCCGTTACTTTGCCAAATTGTACGAAAATATTGATCCGGCCCAATTTCGGTTTGTCCATCATCTTGGAAGCGGCTCCGAGGGTTATGTGCAGTGGGAGATGGCGTTCTCCCATCCAAGGCTCGGGAACGGCGGGATAATCCGGGTTCCCGGAGCCAGTTATCTTCAATTCGACGGGTCCGGAAAGGCCTGTTTCCATCGGGACTACTTCGACCTCGGGGCCATGCTGTACGAACAGATTGCTTTTCTTGGTCGTATCGTAACCTATGTCAAAAAGAGGTTGGGCTCATGA
- a CDS encoding DUF2878 domain-containing protein, with amino-acid sequence MNAFVNIAIYQVIWFVCIRYGNIGGMISLPLLAIHLILSDKRKEDLKTMGLLLVAGIIIDGILNVSGFFAFDPPGFPIPPWLMVIWLGLATLVHHSLAWLKSRLLLCALLGALGGPIAYWSGVRMGAAVFNWELLPSLLVLAAIWASLWPGVMYLAGNADSRKHIRQRRRPAGHTER; translated from the coding sequence ATGAACGCATTCGTAAATATCGCGATCTACCAGGTTATCTGGTTTGTCTGCATCCGATACGGAAACATCGGGGGGATGATTTCGCTGCCGCTGCTGGCGATTCATCTGATCCTGTCCGACAAGCGCAAGGAGGACCTGAAGACAATGGGGTTGCTGCTCGTCGCCGGTATTATCATCGATGGGATCTTGAATGTCTCCGGATTTTTCGCGTTCGACCCGCCGGGCTTCCCCATCCCCCCCTGGCTGATGGTCATCTGGCTGGGACTGGCGACCCTGGTCCATCACAGTCTGGCCTGGCTGAAGTCCCGTTTGCTTCTTTGCGCTCTCCTCGGCGCATTGGGCGGTCCCATAGCCTATTGGTCGGGCGTACGAATGGGCGCTGCCGTTTTCAACTGGGAGCTTTTGCCGTCCCTGCTTGTCCTGGCGGCGATCTGGGCCTCTCTGTGGCCAGGTGTAATGTATCTGGCAGGCAACGCCGATTCGCGCAAACATATTCGCCAACGGCGAAGACCGGCCGGTCATACTGAACGCTAA
- a CDS encoding long-chain-fatty-acid--CoA ligase produces MDRNLWLKHYPEGIPAEINPDQFTSIPDLIEKITLKFGERPAYHNLGHTLDFSELDRLSRDFAAFLQSLPGLGKGERVAVMAPNLLQYPAALFGILRAGMIVVTVNPLYTPRELAFQLKDAGAKAILILENFAVTLQQVLGQTPIQHVITTQVGDLLPVPKRWIVNLVIKRVKRMVPAWRIDGAIPLRSALERGAKLPLKPVGIARDDIAFLQYTGGTTGVPKGAVLTHRNVLANLEQTGVWLSLHFREGAEIAVAPLPMYHIFCLTSTLSYMKWGSLIVLITNPRDLPALVKELGRWKFSVITGVNTLFNGLLNTPGFDRLDFSALKVTVGGGAAVQKTVAERWHQVTGGYITEAYGLTEASPGVTGNLLGTPWNGTIGLPFPSTDVSIRDDHFNELPVWTGEGEIEKHIGEICVRGPQVMREYWNNPGETAKVMQEGWLRTGDVGCLNANGHVTLTDRKKDVILVSGFSVYPNEVESVIASHPGVFECGVVGVPDERSGEAVKAVILKKDPNLTREAVIAHCRTQLTPYKVPRHVEFRNVLPKTPIGKVLRRKLSDEKKL; encoded by the coding sequence ATGGACAGGAACCTCTGGCTCAAACATTATCCCGAAGGCATTCCCGCCGAAATCAATCCCGATCAGTTCACGTCGATCCCGGATCTCATCGAGAAAATCACCCTCAAGTTCGGGGAGAGACCGGCCTATCACAATCTCGGCCATACCCTGGACTTCTCGGAACTGGATCGGCTGTCGCGGGATTTTGCCGCCTTTCTTCAAAGTCTGCCGGGACTGGGCAAGGGGGAGCGCGTCGCCGTTATGGCGCCGAACCTGCTGCAGTACCCGGCGGCGCTCTTCGGCATCCTGCGGGCCGGCATGATCGTGGTCACCGTCAACCCGCTCTACACGCCGCGCGAGCTGGCCTTTCAGCTCAAGGACGCCGGGGCGAAGGCCATCCTCATCCTCGAAAACTTTGCGGTCACCCTTCAACAGGTGCTCGGACAGACGCCGATTCAACATGTGATCACCACCCAGGTCGGGGATCTGCTCCCTGTCCCGAAGCGCTGGATCGTCAACCTGGTCATCAAACGGGTGAAGAGAATGGTGCCCGCCTGGCGAATCGACGGCGCCATCCCGCTTCGGTCGGCCCTCGAGCGCGGTGCGAAGTTGCCGCTCAAGCCGGTCGGGATCGCACGCGACGACATCGCCTTTCTCCAATACACCGGCGGCACCACCGGCGTCCCCAAGGGCGCGGTGCTGACCCACCGCAACGTTCTGGCCAATCTGGAGCAGACAGGCGTATGGCTCTCGCTGCATTTCAGGGAGGGGGCCGAAATCGCCGTCGCGCCGTTGCCGATGTACCACATCTTCTGCCTGACCTCGACCCTCTCCTACATGAAGTGGGGCAGCCTCATCGTGCTCATCACCAATCCGCGCGATCTCCCGGCCCTGGTCAAGGAACTGGGGCGGTGGAAATTCAGCGTGATCACCGGGGTCAATACCCTGTTCAACGGCCTGTTGAATACCCCCGGATTCGATCGCCTCGACTTTTCGGCCCTCAAGGTGACCGTCGGCGGGGGCGCGGCGGTGCAAAAGACGGTGGCCGAGCGCTGGCATCAGGTGACCGGAGGGTATATCACCGAAGCCTACGGCCTGACCGAGGCTTCGCCCGGCGTCACCGGGAACCTGTTGGGAACCCCCTGGAACGGCACCATCGGCCTCCCCTTTCCCTCCACCGACGTGTCGATTCGCGACGATCATTTCAACGAACTGCCGGTCTGGACCGGGGAAGGCGAGATCGAGAAGCACATCGGCGAGATCTGCGTCCGGGGTCCGCAGGTGATGCGGGAATACTGGAACAATCCCGGGGAAACCGCCAAGGTGATGCAGGAGGGCTGGTTACGGACGGGAGACGTCGGCTGCCTGAATGCCAATGGCCATGTGACGCTCACGGACCGCAAGAAGGATGTGATCCTGGTCTCCGGCTTTTCCGTCTATCCCAACGAGGTCGAGAGCGTCATCGCGTCGCATCCGGGCGTATTCGAATGCGGGGTGGTGGGGGTGCCCGACGAAAGATCGGGCGAGGCGGTGAAGGCGGTGATCCTGAAGAAAGACCCGAACCTCACCCGGGAAGCGGTGATCGCCCACTGCCGGACCCAGCTCACCCCCTACAAGGTGCCGCGGCATGTGGAATTCCGGAACGTTCTTCCCAAAACGCCCATCGGAAAGGTCCTGCGCCGGAAATTGAGCGACGAGAAAAAGCTATAG